One bacterium genomic window, GGCCGCGGCGTCTTCGGACACCCGGACGGCCCGAGGGCCGGCGCTGCGAGCTTGAGACAGGCGTGGGAGGCGATAGTGAGCCGAGTGGACGTAAGGGATCATGCGCGCGAAAGGCCGGAGCTGGCCCGCGCCATCGAGGCGTTCGGCGCCGGATCGAAGAAGGACGAAGAATCCGAATTGATGGTGCGTTCCGCACGGGGATTCACCGGCGTGCCGATAGTGATCAGGCACAGCTAGTCCGGGGGAGGGGGAGATGCTCAAGGCCTACTGCGCAGTGCCGGGTGGAGAGGCCGTGGAGATCGCCGAGGCGGATGTCGCATCAAGGCTCGCCGACGGCAAGAGCCACATCTGGCTGGATATATCGTCAAACCTGGAGCGGTACGTTCCCCTGCTCCGCGACGTGATGCATTTTCACCCGCTCGCGATCGAGGACCTCTCTCACCCGCGGATGCTGCCGAAGGTCGAGGAGTACGACGACAGCCTCTTCATCGTCCTCCACGACATAGTCCTCCTGGATAAGGAGGAGGGCGAGAGGCTCAAGAGCTACGAGATCTTCATATTCCTCGGCAAGAACTTCGTCGTGACGGTCCGCAGACACAGGATACGCGCGGTCGAATCGTTGCTCGGAGAGCCCAAAGTCCTCTCCCATCTCTTCTCGCGCGGCGCGGAGTCGCTCTTCCACGGGATAGTGCGCAGGATGATAGACAACTATTTCCCGATGATGGACAGGATCGACGCCAAGCTGGACGCGTCGGAGCGCGTGATCTTCAACTCTCCCGACTCCAAGGACATGCAGCGCCTCTTCACGCTGCGCAAGGATACGGCGAAGCTCCGTTCCATCACCGCGCAGGAGTTCGACGTGGTGAACCGCCTCACCACCGGCGAGTTCGATCAGATAACTCCGCACGGCGTGATGCTGGCGCGCGACCTCTTCGACCACCTCTACAGGGTTTCGGAGAAGGCCGCCGGTTTCCGCGACACGATCATGGGGCTTTTGGACGCGTACCTCTCGCAGATCAACAACCACATGAACGAGGTGATGAAGGTGCTCACGGTCATCGCCACCATCATGCTGCCCCTGGGTATCGTCGTTGGCTTCTACGGGATGAACTTCAAGTCCATGCCCGGGTTGAATCACCCGTACGGATGGATCTTCACCCTGGGCGGCATGTTTGTTCTGATAGCGGGGATGCTCTCATATTTCAGGCACAGGAAGTGGCTCTGACGGAGGGGGGATGGGCAAAATCAATAGGATTTCAATTGCGATTGCGGCGGCAGCGGCCTTGATTCTCATGGCCGGAGGCTTCGCTTTCGCCAGGACGCCGCAGAGGATACTCGCGGCGGTGATCGAGGCGTATCCGCCTGCGCAGGACCACAGGGGGCTTCACAGCGCCTACGAACAGCCGGAGAAGGAGAAAATGCGCGGGTACGGCGTGATGGAGCAGGGCGGGGTGCCGGCGGAGAGGGCGCGTTTCTATATCACTTGGTCCGACTACGACTACCGCGGCGTAGTCCTGCACCTGGGCGGGGCGGACAAGATGACGACCCGCCGCGGGAATCCGTACACGTACCTCAAGAGGGGCGATGTGATGGCGGTGACGGGGATAAAGAATTTTAACGATACGATATATCTCAATCTCCTCTCCAAGGACGTATATGTGCCGGAGAATCGCACGATGGAAAAACATCACTCGCGAGTCACGGTGATGCTGGGCTTCAAGTTCCCGAAGGAGGTCCTGGAGCGCGACGATCCCGCGGAGGTGCTCGCGGTGATGTCGCAGTGGGTGAAGCCGTTCAAGGATCTGAGTTCGGCTGCGGCGTACGCCGGGGGGATCGCCCCATCGCAGCCCGCCGCCACCGCTGCCGCCGTATCGCCGCAGGACGAGAAGATCAGATCTCTTGAGGAGAAGATCGACGCCACCAGGCGCGATCTGGACGAGGCCGAGAAGGAACTTGGCGAGATGAAGAAATCAAAAGCCAGATAAGGGAGGGTGTATGAGAAGGGTTCTTGTCACGGGGTTCATTCTTTCGGTCGTCGCGGCGCTCGCGGCCTGCGGATACACCGCGGGCGGTCACATCGGAATCGATGCGAACATCTCGCCGGACAACGGTTCAATAAACCAGCCGCTCGACGTGCCGGTCACCGTGGATTTCAACGCCGAGATCGGCGAGCCGTCGGACTGGCTGGCGTCGTTTTCCTTGAGGACGGCTGAGGGGGAGCCCACGCTCTGCACCGAGGTGGTCTACGACAGCGAGGGGCTGATGGCCACCTGCGTCCATGGCGACCTGGAGCCGCAGACGAAGTATCATGTCTACCTGACGGGAATAACGGCGGTGAACGGCCAGACGATCGATTTCACCACCGCGATACAATGACGGCCGAGGTTCACTTCTTCAGGAATTCATCGAGTATCGTGTCGAGCGAGGGTTCGCCTATCTCCTCGAGATCGTAGCGCACGCGCATAGAGGGTTTGTCCACGTCGATCACGCGCCTGATGTCTATCGGGCTTCCGATCAGCACGAGGTCGCACGGCGTGGCCTTGATGGAGGCCTCGAGGTCCGCGAGCTGGTCCGCGTAGTAGCCGAGCGCCGGGATCAGCTTTCCCAGGTTCGGGAATTTCGTGTAGGCCTCTTTTATCGAGCCGACTGCGAAAGGCCTCGGGTCCACTATCTCCGCGGCGCCGAACTGGTCCGCCGCCACCATCCCCGCGCCGTAGCTCATGCCGCCGTGCGTGAGCGTGGGGCCGTCCTCGATCACGAGGACCTTCTTGCCCTTCACGCCCTTCGGATCGTCCACCATGATGTGCGAAGCGCCCTTTATCACAACGGCGTCCGGGTTGCAGTGGCGGATGTTCTGCATCACGGTGTTCAGCTGCTCCGCGCTCGCCTGCTCGTATTTGTTGATCACGAGAACGTCCGCGGTGAAGAGGTTGGTCTCGCCAGGATAGTAGCTCCGCTCGTGGCCGGGCCTCAGCGGATCCAGCACGGTGATCTCGAGGTCCGGGGCGATGAAGGGCATGTCGTTGTTGCCGCCGTCCCATATCAGGATGTCCGCCTCCTTCTCCGCCCGGCGCACTATGGCCTCGTAGTCCACGCCCGCGTACACGATGAGCCCCCTGTCGATGTAGGGCTCGTATTCCTCTCTCTCCTCGATCGTGCAGCTGTGGCTGTCCATGTCCTCGTAGGAGGCGAAGCGCTGCACGGCCTGCGCCGCCAGGTCGCCGTAAGGCATCGGATGACGGATGGCCACCACGCGTTTGCCGCGTTTTTTCAAGAGCTCGACGAGTTTTCTGGAGGTCTGGCTCTTTCCGCAGCCGGTGCGGATGGCGCACACGGAGATGACCGGCACCTTGGCTTTTATCTGGGTGAAGTCGGGGGCCAGCAGCATGTAGTTGGCGCCGGCCGCGAGCACTTGCGAACCCTTCTGCATGACGTATTCGTGGGAGACGTCGCTGTAGGAGAAGACTACGAGCTCAACGCCCTCCTTCTTGATGATCTCTCTCAGCTCTTCCTCGGGGTGTATCGGGATGCCCTTCGGATAACCCGCCCCAGCGAGCTCAGGGGGATATCTCCTTCCCTCGATGTTGGGGATCTGTGTCGCCGTGAACGCTACGACGTCGTATTCCGGATTGCCCCGGAAGAAAGTGTTGAAGTTGTGGAAGTCTCGTCCCGCCGCGCCCATTATCAGAACCTTCTTCTTCGACATGAAGCCTCCCGTGGAGATAAAAGAGTCCCTTATTTATGCCTTCAGAACCTGAATGCCAAGTGGGGGCCGCCTGCGATTATGAAGTAATTCTCGTCGAAGGCGACGTAATGCATTTTCATCTGAACGCCCCAGCCTACGTTCGGATGGAAGTAATAGTCGAATCCCGCGCCCGCGTTCACGCCGATGTCCACGGCGGTGCGCGACGTGGAGAAGTAGCCGCCGGCCGGGATCGCGGCTGCGGAGACGCTGGTGATGTAGGGGCCGGCGGCCAAGGAGAAGAAGTAGCGTGACCTGTTGGCGATTATCGTGTTTGCCGCCGGTTCCACGTTTCCAAAATAGACCGCGTACTTTACCCCGAAGGATGGGGCGTAGGTGTCCATGCCTCCGCCCTGCGATGCGCTCTCCCATTTGGTGTGCGCATACGTGAAGGAGCCCGTGGCGTACCAGTTCCCCTGTATCTGCACGTCGGCCTCTGCGTCGAACATGAGATAGACCAGCTTCTTCACCTTGAGGTCGTCGCCCGCCGGGACGAGATAGGCGATCATCGGCGAGAGGCGGATCGATGTCTCCCTGCGGAGGGCGACGGTCTTGGGGTTCACGTCGATCGATTCGGTCCACATGTTTCTCTGATCCGGCCTCGTGTCGAAATACGCGGGATCGATGGTGAGGGCGTTGTCGAACGAGAAGGCGGCCTCCTCCCAGCGCTTGGTGAGGTAGGCGTCCACGCCCCTGTTGCCCCATGCCCGCGACATCTGGAGATCGAGCTCGGTCGCCTTGCGATAGTTGTGCAGCGCGCTTTCGTAGTCTCCCTTCTCGTCCTGCGCCACGCCGAGGTTGTAGTAGATTTTGGGGTTCTCCTTGTCGAGCCTCTGGGCCTTCTTCAGCGCCTGGATCGCTTCGCCCGTTCGGCCGAGCTCGCCGAGCGCGATACCCATGTAGAGATAGACTCGCGCCAGTTCTTCGTCGGGGACGTCGTCGGGCGCCGAGCTCAGCGCGGCCTCGCAGGAGGCGAGCGCCGCATCCGACGAGTATTCGGCGCACAGCTTCGAGTTGTGGTCCCAAGAGCCCTGCGCCGCTGCGCTGTTCGCTGAGAAGAGGATCAGGACTGCTGCGAGCGGAAAAATGGTTCCGGCTGATCTCATACTCCCCCCTTGTCAAATCCCGAACGATGCCCCGACCGCCTTGGCCGTGGCGATGAGCTGATGATCGCGGCTCACGAGATTGAGTCCGGCGATTGCCTCGGAGAGAGGCGCCGGGACGAGCTCTTTTCCCCTGAGCGCGACCATGTTGCCGAATTTGCCTTCATGGGCGAGCTGCGCCGCCGCGGCGCCGCATCTGGTGGCCAGCACGCGGTCATAGAAGGATGGCGATCCTCCTCGCTGCAAGTGGCCGAGCACCGTCACTCTGGACTCGTGGCCCGTAGCCTCCTCGACGAATGCGGCGACAGCCTTTCCTATGCCGCCGAGCCTGATCGGGTCCGGGCTGTCCTTGATGATTGAATTGACCATGAGTTTTTCGCCCTCGGCATGCGCGCCCTCGGAGACCACGATGATGCTCGATCTCTTGCCGCGCCTGGACCTCTCCTTCACCGCTTCGATCACCTTCTCCCTCTTGAAAGGGATCTCCGGTATGAGGATGACGTCGCCGCCTCCGGCCAGCCCTCCGCAGAGGGCTATCCAGCCGGCGTATCTGCCCATCACCTCCACGACCATGACGCGGTGATGGGCCTCGGCCGTAGTGTGCAGGCGGTCGATCGCCTCGGTGACGAAGCCGCATGCGGTGTCGAAGCCGAATGTCTGATCCGTGCACAAGAGGTCGTTGTCGATCGTCTTGGGGAGCCCTATGACGCGGGGCCACAGCTCGCTCAGCTTGTTCGCTATGGTGAGGGTGCCGTCTCCGCCTATGCAGAAGAGGGCGTCGAGTCCCCACTTCTTCAGGTTCTCCAGGGCCTTGACCGTTCGCCCGGTCTCGATCTGCTTTCCGTCGCGCCGGTCAAAGGGGCTGGCCTTGTTGGAGGTGCCGAGGATCGTTCCCCCGCATTGGAGTATGTTTGCCACGTCGTCATAGCCGAGGCGCCGGGCATGGCCGCTCACCAGACCCTCGTATCCGTCTTGTATGCCCAGGACCTCCCACGAGAAATCGAGAACTCCTTTTCTCGTGATCGCGCGCAGCGCGGCGTTGAGCCCGGGGCAATCGCCGCCTCCGGTCAGGATCCCGACTTTCTTGATGGCCATCGCGTTCCTTTCGTTTTCATGCCGCGTCCGGAGGCATGTCGGGCAGCGTGATGCTGAAGGTGCTGCCCTCGCCGTAGGTGCTCCTCACGTCTATCGTTCCGCCGTGCTTCTCCACGAGAAGTTTGCAGATCGACAGCCCGAGCCCCGAGCCGTCGCTGCTCGCCCTGCCGTCCTTTATCTGGCGGAACGGTTCGAAGATCATCGAGACATCCATATCCTTTATGCCTATTCCCGTGTCCTCGACGTCTATCCTGACCCCCGCTTCTATCGCTTCGCCTTTGAGAGTTATCTTGCCTCCGCTGTCGGTGAATTTTGTGGCGTTGTTGATCAGGTTGATCACGGTCTGTCTTATCTTGTCGGAGTCGCAGACGATATCCCTGTGTTGCTCAGGCAAGTCGAGGATGAGCGCTATCCCCTTGGCCTCTGCTGCGGGCTTCATGAGATGGTAGACGTCCGTCATCAGCTCGTTCACGTCCGTCTTCTCGTAGTTCATCTGCACCTTTCCCGCCTCGATCCTTGTGAAGTCGAGAAGGTCCTTGGTCAGCCTCACCAGGCGCTCCACGTTCCTCTTTCCCATATCCAGGCGCTGCTTTTGCTTTTCGGATATCGGGCCGTCGACGCCTTCCTGTATGAGCTCGATGGCCTGTTTGATCGTGCCGAGCGGGGTCCGAAGTTCGTGCGATACGATGGATGTCAGCTGATTCTTGGCCTCGTGCGCCTTCTCCAGCAGGGTGTTGGTTTCCCTCAGTTCGTCCTGTGAGGATTTGAGCGCCCCGAGCATCTTATTGATGGAGCTGCTCACGGTCGTTATCTCGTCGTCTCCGCTGACATCGACCGTGGAAGATGCGTCCTGGCTCGAAGCGATCGCGTTGACTTCGCGGTTGAGCCTGAGCAGCCGCTTGAGCACCAGGCGTTCGGTCAGGAGCACGTTGATCAAAAGCACCACGAAACCCAGGCCGATCATGGTCTTGACGAAATAGGACATGGTGTTTAACGCCTGCGAGTAGATCGACCTCGGTTGCTCCATCCTGATTATGAGGTTTTTCTTGCCGGTGATATCGCTGACAAGGCGGTAGCCTGCGATCCTGTCGTCGTCCAAGGCTATGGCCGTGGCAGGATGCTTCGCGGTCAACAGGGACGCGGCTTTCTTCACGTCGGGCGGAAGATTGTCCGCGTCTGCGAAATATATCTCGATGGGGTATTTGAGGATCTTCTTCCATGCGGCGAGCCTCCGATCATCTATTTTTCTGCCCATGATCAGCGTTCCATGGCTGGGGCCCTTTCTCTCGGAGGTCAGAATCTGGTGTGCTGATACCAGGATCGGATATTCAGGCAGGAAGAGGAGGCCGTTAACCGAAGTGCTGTAATCGCGCGGGGTGAAGAAGGCCGGATGGGATTCGATCGCTTCTTTCCACCCCTGGGGCACGGGCGCCGTCCTCCTGTTCCACGGGTCGGCGCCGCCGTCGGCAAGATGGGTCTTCTTGGAGTCGAAGATCGAGACAATTTCTGTGTCTATGTTGCTGAGCGATATCGGGTCGAAGTTTCTTACGATATAGCCTTCGTCGGGGTTTGCGGCGTACTCGTACGTCTCGTCCCACGTCGCCCAGTCCGTATCCATCAAGGCGATGCTGTCTATCTCTTTTTTGATGAGGTCTGCGGCGCTTTCCGCGCCGTTTGCGGCGATGTCGGCCTCGATCGTCCTGAACCTGCCGAGTATGATGATCCTGACCGACGCGATGGCGAGAGTGGCCAGGGTGATGAGCACTATGCCGAAGATCAGATGCGTCTTGATCCTGAGCTTCATTAAATCCCCCAATTTATTCCAAAAACAGCGAAAAAGATCTTATATGCTATAGTCTTAAAAAACAATAGCTTACTAATTTTTGCGGCGGCGGGCGTGCGAGCACAAATGTGTGCAGTGCCATTTTCTTGACCGCGCCTTGCTTGGGCATTACAAAGGTCAGGATGGAAAGGGGGCGCGGCATGAGATCTAAAAGCAGTATATCGGTCTTCGTCCTATTGGTCGTCTTGACGTCGGCGCGTGTATTTTGTTTTCAGGGGTAGCCCGGGCCGTCAAGCCGCCGACCGAGAAGGAGAGGGCGTACCAGAGCAAGGACAAGTATGAATGGAGCGATCTCAAACCCGGCAAGAAGGCGCACACCAAGAGCGGCAAGTTCTGCGAATGCGGGGTGAGCAGCACCGACGAGAACGAATGCTATATACCCCGAAAGGGGCAGGTATGCTGCAATCCGAAGACAGGGGATTGCCGTATGCTGGATATGGGGAACGTCAACACGCCCTGGTAAACAGGAAAGGATTTTGAGATGGCCCAGAACATCGACGAGATAACTATAAACTGGACGGACGAGAGCGACGGCAAGCAGAAGGTGAAGGAGCTGAAGAAGGAGGTCCTCTCGCGCGGCTCCTGGACCACGATTGTCTTCCTCTACCAGGACCTGGACAACAAGACCGGCGAGTTTGGTCCGCCGAAGATCAGGATACAGCGCTTCCAGAAGAGGGGAGGCGAATTCCGTCCGCAGAGCAAGTTCAACATCTCGAGCGAAAAGCAGGCGTACCAGATCGTGGATGTGATAAAGACCTGGTTCCCCGAAAGGCCGAAGGCGGATGCCGTCCCTGATGAGCAGACAGAGGAAGAATAGAGCCAACCTGTTGATTTATAATGTAAATATCTGACGCAACTTCTCCCGATCCCTGCCGATAATTATCATAGAGGGCATATGAAGGTATTGTTTTTGGCCATTTTGATCGCAGGTTTCCTGGCGCCGGCCGGTGCTTTTGCGCGTACCTGCTCCACGCGCGCCAACAGCCTTGATGATTTCAGGGGCTGCATGGTCCCGATGCGCGGCACGATCGGCACGGCCACGGTGTACTCCTCGGGAAACTACGACGAGGCCCATCGGAAGCTCATGTCAGCGATGGCTCGCAGCAATGTGGTGCCCCCTCAGGTGATGCCGACCTACGGCATGTCGTATCCCGGGTACGCCATGTACAACCCCTATTTTATGATCGCCAGCTCCTACATGAACGTCCTCTACCGCTTCAACGCCCCCTATGCCGTGAACCCGTACTACTTCGGCTACAGGCGTTGATCGTCCCCTTGCCCTTGCGGCATTTTCTTTGGGGCTGTATACTCCGCAAAAATGCGGCCGATAAAACCATTCAAGCTGGTCCCGGGAGATCGCGTAGGCGTGGTCGCGCCCGCCTCCTCGTTCATGAAGCGCGGGCTCATGCTCGGCATCGACAAGCTCAGGTGGTGGGGGTTCGACCCCGTAGTCCCGGAGAAGGTGCTGGAGCACGCGAAAAAGCCCTCTGACAGGGAGCGCACGAAGCGTTACCGCGAAAAGGCGGAGGAGATCGTGAAGATGTTCAGCGATCCCTCGATAAGCGCGATCTTCTGCGCAGAGGCAGGCTACGGCTCGATCGCCATACTGCCGTTTCTGGAGGAGGTCGATCTCTCGCAATATCCCAAGATCTTCGTCGGATTCTCGGACATCACGCTTCTCCTCCTCTATTTCCACATGCGTTACGGCTGGGTCACCTTTCACGGCCCGACCGTCGCACAGGAGCTGTACAAGGGCATGCCTCCATCTACGGAGATCGCGCTTCAGGAGGCGATCACGAAGACGGGCCGGCTCGGCGACATATACGGGCGCGACCTCGAAGTGATCGCCCCTGGGGAGTCGAGCGGCAGGATCATCGGCGGCAACCTGTCCAGGATGCTCATGACCCTCGGCACGCGCTTTGAGATCGACACCAGGGGAAAGATCCTCTTCATCGAGGAGGTGGACGAGGGGCACATAGAGATCGACGGCAACCTCAACCACCTCAAGCTCGCCGGCAAACTCGACAAGGTGAACGGGATCGTATTCTCCGAGATGGCGGGGTGCATGGGCGGAGACCGGAGGGCGCTGCTTCGGTATCTGAGGAGATTCTTCAGGGGTGCGGATTACCCCGTCCTCCTGGGCATCCCGTCAGGGCACGGGATCGAGAACATCACGATCCCGATAGGGGTGAGGGCGAAGATTGCGGAGGACCCTCCAAGGCTCTTGATCGAAGAGGGGGGAGTCAGGTAGAGATCGTTTACGGAGGGATGATGGGTCAGCAATTGAAACAGGCGCTTTTGAATGCGGGCATTGTCAGCGACGACAAACTCAAGGAGATGGATCGCGAAAAATCCAAGGAGCGCCATCTCAAGAAGGGCGGCAGGGTCCGCGAGGACCAGATCCGCATCGTGTGCGAGGCGTGCGAGAAGAGCGCGCCGGACGTGGAGCGCTACTTCCACAAAAACAGGCTCATCGAGGGCAAGGAGTGGCTCTGCCTTCGATGCGCCGACGAATACCAGATAAACGATGAGTTCAGGGCCACCGCCCAGAGCACCCAGTCGAAGCAAGGTCTTTTTATCAGGCAGTACGGCCGCACCAAGAAAATCTAGAAGTATTCCATCCCGACCGTGAGCAGCTTTTCGATCTTATCGATCGCGTCTCTCCGGGCTATGAGGAGCAGCCGGTCTTTCGGCTCGATGACGGTCTGCCCGTGGGGCACCATCATCGAGTCGCCGCGCTGCACGGAGAGGATGACCACGCCCTTGGGCAGTTTGAGCTCCTTGATCGGCTTGTTGATGATCTCGGAGGTGGGAAGGGCCTCGGCCTCAATGAATTCCGCTTCGTCCATGAGGGACGAGGCGTGCAAGATTTTGCCTTTCCTTATGAAATGGAGAATCGTGTTCCCGGCCAGCTGCCTCGGGTTCACCGCCACATCTATGCCGAGCGTACCTATCAGCCTCTGGTAGCCGCGGTTGTGCGAGAGCGCGATCGACATCCTGCAGCCCTTCTTCTTCGCCAGCAGGGCGGAGAGGATGTTGTCCTCGTCGTCCTTTGTCACCGCGACGAAGGCATCCATGCTGTCGATGTTCTCCTCTTCGAGGAAGTCCTGGTCGGTGGCGCTGGTGTTGAGGATGATCGACTTGTTGAGGTTTCGCGAGAGGACCGAACAGAGCTTGGGGTCCGGCTCCACTATCTTGACTGAGACTCCTTCTTTCTCCAGCGATGCCGCCAGGTTCATGCCTATGAATCCGCCTCCGTAGATCATGATCGAGCCCGTGCGCTCGCCCTCGTGGCCCAGGAGCTTCATCGCCTCTTCTACCTTCTCGGCCTCGGCCGCGAAGTAGACCGTGTCGCCCGGCATGATCCGGCTGTCGCCCATGGGGGTTAGGACCTGGTTGTTGCGGACGATCGCGGCGATCACGCACGGCCCGCCCTCGCCCAGCTGTTTGATCTCCCGAAGCGGCCTGTTGATGAACTCGCTCTGCCTGCGCGCAAGCGCCCCCACCAGTTTGAGCCTCCCGTCGAAGAACTCCATGATCTCGACCGAGCCCGGCAGGGCCAGGATCTTGAGGATGGAATGGGCCGCCTCTTTGTCAGGGTTGATGAGCAGGTTCACGTTGAATTTTCCCTGGAGGACCTCCTCCTCGATCTCGAACTGAGGGTCCCTGATGCGCGCTATGCGCTTTGCCTGCGGAGCCTGCAGGCCGGCGAGCATCACGGCGAGAAGGTTCACCTCGTCGCTGTTGGTCACTGCGAGCACCATCTCTGCGCCGGAGACGCCGGCTTGAGAGAGCGTATTTGGAGACGCGCCGTTGCCGAGCATTATCTTGGCGTCCAG contains:
- the corA gene encoding magnesium/cobalt transporter CorA, giving the protein MLKAYCAVPGGEAVEIAEADVASRLADGKSHIWLDISSNLERYVPLLRDVMHFHPLAIEDLSHPRMLPKVEEYDDSLFIVLHDIVLLDKEEGERLKSYEIFIFLGKNFVVTVRRHRIRAVESLLGEPKVLSHLFSRGAESLFHGIVRRMIDNYFPMMDRIDAKLDASERVIFNSPDSKDMQRLFTLRKDTAKLRSITAQEFDVVNRLTTGEFDQITPHGVMLARDLFDHLYRVSEKAAGFRDTIMGLLDAYLSQINNHMNEVMKVLTVIATIMLPLGIVVGFYGMNFKSMPGLNHPYGWIFTLGGMFVLIAGMLSYFRHRKWL
- a CDS encoding Ig-like domain-containing protein, whose product is MRRVLVTGFILSVVAALAACGYTAGGHIGIDANISPDNGSINQPLDVPVTVDFNAEIGEPSDWLASFSLRTAEGEPTLCTEVVYDSEGLMATCVHGDLEPQTKYHVYLTGITAVNGQTIDFTTAIQ
- a CDS encoding cyclic 2,3-diphosphoglycerate synthase, whose translation is MSKKKVLIMGAAGRDFHNFNTFFRGNPEYDVVAFTATQIPNIEGRRYPPELAGAGYPKGIPIHPEEELREIIKKEGVELVVFSYSDVSHEYVMQKGSQVLAAGANYMLLAPDFTQIKAKVPVISVCAIRTGCGKSQTSRKLVELLKKRGKRVVAIRHPMPYGDLAAQAVQRFASYEDMDSHSCTIEEREEYEPYIDRGLIVYAGVDYEAIVRRAEKEADILIWDGGNNDMPFIAPDLEITVLDPLRPGHERSYYPGETNLFTADVLVINKYEQASAEQLNTVMQNIRHCNPDAVVIKGASHIMVDDPKGVKGKKVLVIEDGPTLTHGGMSYGAGMVAADQFGAAEIVDPRPFAVGSIKEAYTKFPNLGKLIPALGYYADQLADLEASIKATPCDLVLIGSPIDIRRVIDVDKPSMRVRYDLEEIGEPSLDTILDEFLKK
- a CDS encoding tetratricopeptide repeat protein → MRSAGTIFPLAAVLILFSANSAAAQGSWDHNSKLCAEYSSDAALASCEAALSSAPDDVPDEELARVYLYMGIALGELGRTGEAIQALKKAQRLDKENPKIYYNLGVAQDEKGDYESALHNYRKATELDLQMSRAWGNRGVDAYLTKRWEEAAFSFDNALTIDPAYFDTRPDQRNMWTESIDVNPKTVALRRETSIRLSPMIAYLVPAGDDLKVKKLVYLMFDAEADVQIQGNWYATGSFTYAHTKWESASQGGGMDTYAPSFGVKYAVYFGNVEPAANTIIANRSRYFFSLAAGPYITSVSAAAIPAGGYFSTSRTAVDIGVNAGAGFDYYFHPNVGWGVQMKMHYVAFDENYFIIAGGPHLAFRF
- a CDS encoding ATP-dependent 6-phosphofructokinase — its product is MAIKKVGILTGGGDCPGLNAALRAITRKGVLDFSWEVLGIQDGYEGLVSGHARRLGYDDVANILQCGGTILGTSNKASPFDRRDGKQIETGRTVKALENLKKWGLDALFCIGGDGTLTIANKLSELWPRVIGLPKTIDNDLLCTDQTFGFDTACGFVTEAIDRLHTTAEAHHRVMVVEVMGRYAGWIALCGGLAGGGDVILIPEIPFKREKVIEAVKERSRRGKRSSIIVVSEGAHAEGEKLMVNSIIKDSPDPIRLGGIGKAVAAFVEEATGHESRVTVLGHLQRGGSPSFYDRVLATRCGAAAAQLAHEGKFGNMVALRGKELVPAPLSEAIAGLNLVSRDHQLIATAKAVGASFGI
- a CDS encoding CHASE4 domain-containing protein, with product MKLRIKTHLIFGIVLITLATLAIASVRIIILGRFRTIEADIAANGAESAADLIKKEIDSIALMDTDWATWDETYEYAANPDEGYIVRNFDPISLSNIDTEIVSIFDSKKTHLADGGADPWNRRTAPVPQGWKEAIESHPAFFTPRDYSTSVNGLLFLPEYPILVSAHQILTSERKGPSHGTLIMGRKIDDRRLAAWKKILKYPIEIYFADADNLPPDVKKAASLLTAKHPATAIALDDDRIAGYRLVSDITGKKNLIIRMEQPRSIYSQALNTMSYFVKTMIGLGFVVLLINVLLTERLVLKRLLRLNREVNAIASSQDASSTVDVSGDDEITTVSSSINKMLGALKSSQDELRETNTLLEKAHEAKNQLTSIVSHELRTPLGTIKQAIELIQEGVDGPISEKQKQRLDMGKRNVERLVRLTKDLLDFTRIEAGKVQMNYEKTDVNELMTDVYHLMKPAAEAKGIALILDLPEQHRDIVCDSDKIRQTVINLINNATKFTDSGGKITLKGEAIEAGVRIDVEDTGIGIKDMDVSMIFEPFRQIKDGRASSDGSGLGLSICKLLVEKHGGTIDVRSTYGEGSTFSITLPDMPPDAA
- a CDS encoding LD-carboxypeptidase, with protein sequence MRPIKPFKLVPGDRVGVVAPASSFMKRGLMLGIDKLRWWGFDPVVPEKVLEHAKKPSDRERTKRYREKAEEIVKMFSDPSISAIFCAEAGYGSIAILPFLEEVDLSQYPKIFVGFSDITLLLLYFHMRYGWVTFHGPTVAQELYKGMPPSTEIALQEAITKTGRLGDIYGRDLEVIAPGESSGRIIGGNLSRMLMTLGTRFEIDTRGKILFIEEVDEGHIEIDGNLNHLKLAGKLDKVNGIVFSEMAGCMGGDRRALLRYLRRFFRGADYPVLLGIPSGHGIENITIPIGVRAKIAEDPPRLLIEEGGVR
- the trkA gene encoding Trk system potassium transporter TrkA — its product is MTVLIIGGGEIGRFIAEKLIEHDREVIIIEKDERIVDELEESLDAKIMLGNGASPNTLSQAGVSGAEMVLAVTNSDEVNLLAVMLAGLQAPQAKRIARIRDPQFEIEEEVLQGKFNVNLLINPDKEAAHSILKILALPGSVEIMEFFDGRLKLVGALARRQSEFINRPLREIKQLGEGGPCVIAAIVRNNQVLTPMGDSRIMPGDTVYFAAEAEKVEEAMKLLGHEGERTGSIMIYGGGFIGMNLAASLEKEGVSVKIVEPDPKLCSVLSRNLNKSIILNTSATDQDFLEEENIDSMDAFVAVTKDDEDNILSALLAKKKGCRMSIALSHNRGYQRLIGTLGIDVAVNPRQLAGNTILHFIRKGKILHASSLMDEAEFIEAEALPTSEIINKPIKELKLPKGVVILSVQRGDSMMVPHGQTVIEPKDRLLLIARRDAIDKIEKLLTVGMEYF